In Methanobacterium sp., a single window of DNA contains:
- a CDS encoding DUF1894 domain-containing protein yields MFCLETYLRESENYEIHMTRSGFKDCALFIEENAPEVVHVKPGEKIVGARIIGIPPVPIGINEEKGTIMLPYTKPCYGSATVEIPVPPEEREKIRAVGID; encoded by the coding sequence ATGTTTTGTCTTGAAACTTACCTCCGTGAGTCTGAAAACTATGAAATTCACATGACCCGATCAGGATTCAAGGATTGCGCCCTTTTTATTGAAGAAAACGCCCCGGAAGTGGTTCATGTCAAACCTGGAGAAAAAATAGTAGGGGCTCGCATTATTGGGATACCTCCAGTACCAATAGGTATAAACGAAGAAAAGGGCACCATAATGCTACCTTACACTAAACCATGCTATGGATCAGCAACTGTGGAAATACCCGTACCTCCTGAAGAAAGAGAGAAGATTAGGGCTGTAGGGATAGATTAA
- a CDS encoding DUF2807 domain-containing protein — translation MKKYMILALFFCVIIAVSGCTINGWGSGNVITETKNVNGVKQVSLEGIGNIVLQQGNQESLRIEAEDNIMPHIQSKVEGDKLTITYDTNTPAPTKDVTYYLTVKDLNSISISGAGKIQSNNFKTNTLDIILSGAGEGNLAGLNVKKLTVNMSGAGKLIVAGKATEQTVTISGAGDYQAKELESKTATITIDGASNSIVNVTNVLNAIINGVGNIEYTGNPKVNKQVTGGGNIQKIA, via the coding sequence TTGAAAAAATATATGATTTTAGCATTGTTTTTTTGCGTTATTATAGCAGTCTCTGGATGTACCATAAATGGCTGGGGATCTGGAAATGTGATAACCGAAACAAAAAATGTGAATGGAGTTAAACAAGTCTCATTGGAAGGCATTGGAAACATTGTACTGCAACAGGGAAATCAAGAATCCTTACGTATTGAAGCCGAAGACAATATTATGCCTCACATCCAGAGCAAGGTGGAAGGTGACAAACTTACCATCACTTATGACACCAACACCCCCGCACCCACTAAAGATGTAACATATTACCTAACAGTGAAAGATTTAAATTCCATTAGTATTTCTGGTGCAGGAAAAATACAATCGAACAATTTCAAAACAAACACCCTTGATATTATACTTAGTGGGGCTGGAGAAGGGAATTTAGCAGGTTTAAATGTGAAAAAACTAACAGTAAATATGTCTGGAGCAGGAAAACTAATTGTAGCAGGAAAAGCCACTGAACAGACTGTCACCATATCTGGAGCTGGAGATTACCAGGCAAAGGAATTGGAAAGCAAAACTGCAACTATTACCATTGATGGTGCAAGTAACAGCATAGTTAACGTTACAAATGTGCTAAATGCAATCATAAATGGGGTAGGGAACATAGAATATACCGGCAATCCAAAAGTGAATAAACAAGTCACTGGAGGAGGCAATATCCAGAAAATAGCGTAA
- a CDS encoding DEAD/DEAH box helicase, producing the protein MENLLFEDLKLSREMKHAIRDMGFEEATPIQSLALPHILEGKDVIGQAQTGTGKTAAFGIPVLERLDTSNRSVQAVILCPTRELAIQVAEEIKKLSKYQKTSVLPVYGGQPIERQIKALKRGVQIIIGTPGRVMDHIHRRTLKMDQVKMIILDEADEMLDMGFREDIEFVLEKIPDQRQMLLFSATMSPIILGLTRKYQNNPEMLKVTHQELTVPEIRQVYFEVREQMKLDLLTRLIDMHNLKLALVFCNTKRRVDRLVSHLQTRGYFADGLHGDMSQNQRDRVMAKFRKGQIEILVATDVAARGIDVDDVEAVFNYDVPNNEEYYVHRIGRTGRAGKTGQAFTFVSGKEIYQLRDIQRYTKVRIEQKKIPSLHEVEEVKRDLFMEQLKKEMNTSDLQKEIHLVERLMEEDYSSLEIAAALLKLYNGSKDDALQISGSDFKDTGAQPGMVRFFINVGRKQKIKAKDIVKAIREVSGLSSTSIGRIDVLDKFSFVELPEKNALEISEALKRKGIKGLRVNLEPAHKKM; encoded by the coding sequence ATGGAAAATTTATTATTTGAAGATTTAAAATTATCCCGTGAAATGAAACATGCCATTAGAGACATGGGATTCGAAGAAGCAACACCAATTCAATCACTTGCCTTACCACATATATTAGAAGGGAAGGATGTTATTGGACAAGCACAAACAGGAACTGGAAAAACAGCTGCATTTGGCATACCTGTTTTAGAAAGACTTGACACATCTAATAGGAGTGTTCAAGCAGTTATTCTCTGCCCCACCCGAGAACTCGCCATTCAAGTAGCAGAAGAAATCAAAAAATTATCTAAGTACCAAAAAACATCAGTGTTACCAGTTTATGGCGGACAACCAATCGAAAGACAGATCAAAGCACTGAAAAGGGGAGTGCAGATAATTATTGGCACTCCTGGACGGGTAATGGATCATATTCACCGACGAACTCTCAAAATGGATCAAGTGAAGATGATAATCTTAGATGAAGCAGATGAAATGTTAGATATGGGTTTCAGAGAAGATATAGAATTTGTCCTGGAAAAAATACCAGACCAAAGGCAGATGCTTTTGTTTTCTGCAACAATGTCTCCAATAATATTGGGGTTAACTCGGAAATACCAAAACAATCCGGAAATGTTGAAAGTAACCCATCAGGAACTTACAGTTCCGGAAATACGTCAAGTATACTTCGAAGTCCGGGAACAAATGAAGTTAGATCTATTAACCCGTCTAATAGACATGCACAATCTAAAGCTTGCACTCGTGTTCTGCAATACAAAACGTAGAGTGGATCGTCTAGTAAGCCACTTACAAACTAGAGGTTATTTTGCAGATGGACTTCATGGTGATATGAGTCAGAATCAACGTGACCGGGTTATGGCTAAGTTCAGAAAGGGACAAATTGAAATTTTGGTTGCTACTGATGTTGCAGCCCGAGGAATAGATGTGGATGATGTAGAAGCAGTGTTTAATTATGATGTGCCAAACAATGAAGAATATTATGTTCATCGGATAGGTAGGACTGGCCGCGCTGGCAAAACCGGACAAGCCTTCACATTTGTGTCTGGAAAGGAAATATATCAGTTAAGGGATATTCAAAGGTATACCAAGGTCAGGATAGAACAAAAGAAAATCCCCTCCCTTCATGAAGTTGAAGAGGTAAAAAGAGATCTTTTCATGGAGCAGTTGAAAAAAGAAATGAATACTAGCGATTTACAAAAGGAAATTCATTTAGTAGAAAGATTAATGGAAGAAGACTACAGTTCATTAGAAATTGCCGCTGCTCTGCTTAAATTATACAATGGTTCTAAAGATGATGCACTGCAAATATCAGGTTCTGACTTCAAAGACACTGGTGCTCAGCCTGGAATGGTTCGATTTTTCATAAATGTAGGTAGAAAACAGAAAATAAAGGCAAAAGATATAGTAAAGGCCATAAGGGAGGTTTCAGGTCTTTCTTCCACCAGTATAGGTCGTATTGATGTTTTGGATAAGTTCTCCTTCGTTGAATTACCTGAAAAAAATGCACTGGAAATAAGTGAAGCTCTTAAAAGAAAAGGAATAAAAGGGTTAAGAGTAAATCTGGAACCTGCCCATAAAAAGATGTAA
- a CDS encoding DUF1890 domain-containing protein has translation MKKAIILLGCPESPSQTPLAVYATNKLIGMGYKVDVASTPSAKKLLEVSDPEEHYIKNKIDIETCLDGLEEGDYDLLLGFVHKDAAVSYFVTFYHILNTKSLALVFHKDSEKLEHYENSVMENTNADIVSARAYHNPTPLRVRLDRALDKLTKKDDMGKKIEGDN, from the coding sequence GTGAAAAAAGCTATTATATTATTAGGATGTCCAGAATCACCATCTCAAACACCATTAGCTGTGTATGCTACTAATAAACTGATAGGCATGGGCTATAAGGTGGATGTGGCCAGCACACCATCGGCAAAAAAACTGCTGGAAGTATCAGATCCTGAGGAACATTATATCAAAAATAAGATCGACATAGAAACTTGTCTTGATGGGCTTGAAGAGGGAGATTATGATTTACTTTTAGGATTCGTACACAAAGATGCTGCGGTTAGTTATTTTGTGACATTTTATCACATACTCAATACTAAAAGTCTAGCACTAGTTTTCCACAAGGACTCTGAAAAACTGGAGCACTATGAGAATTCAGTTATGGAAAACACAAATGCTGATATTGTCTCAGCCAGAGCTTACCATAATCCCACACCTTTAAGGGTACGGCTGGACAGAGCACTGGATAAACTCACCAAAAAAGATGATATGGGAAAAAAAATTGAGGGGGATAATTAA
- the hypB gene encoding hydrogenase nickel incorporation protein HypB: MHKIADVEVQHDIMIANRKLARKNQRILDKDKVFSVDVVGAIGSGKTSLIEALIDAMNYKIGVIAGDVISKYDAGRFEKHNVPVVGLNTGKECHLDAHLVEHALHDMPLEEIDILFIENVGNLICPVDFDLGSHMRMVVISVTEGDDTVEKHPLIFQDSDLVVINKVDLASAVGADSDKMVNDVKQINPEVQVIKTSLKTGSGFDEVIKAIDRYMRDH, translated from the coding sequence ATGCATAAAATTGCAGATGTAGAAGTTCAACATGACATAATGATTGCCAACCGTAAACTGGCCCGTAAAAATCAGAGAATTTTGGATAAAGACAAAGTTTTTTCAGTTGATGTAGTGGGAGCTATAGGTTCTGGGAAAACATCCCTTATTGAAGCCTTAATCGATGCCATGAACTATAAAATTGGCGTTATTGCTGGTGATGTCATCAGCAAATACGATGCTGGAAGATTCGAAAAACATAACGTGCCAGTGGTGGGCTTAAACACAGGTAAAGAATGCCATTTAGACGCACACTTGGTAGAACATGCTTTGCATGACATGCCCTTGGAAGAAATTGATATTCTATTCATTGAAAATGTGGGCAACTTGATCTGTCCAGTGGACTTTGACTTAGGTAGCCATATGCGTATGGTGGTTATCAGTGTCACAGAGGGAGATGACACTGTGGAGAAACATCCACTGATCTTCCAAGACTCTGACTTGGTGGTCATAAATAAGGTAGACCTCGCAAGTGCAGTGGGCGCTGATTCGGATAAGATGGTAAACGATGTTAAACAAATCAATCCTGAAGTTCAAGTCATTAAAACAAGCCTTAAAACTGGATCTGGCTTTGATGAAGTCATAAAAGCCATTGATCGTTATATGCGTGATCATTAA
- a CDS encoding thymidylate synthase encodes MAILIEAPTIKNGWETLVKKIIKEGSEITDERGSKTIELRNTLVSVENPLKLDIPPGYFWSGEKLEIYAEQFLSNDKKGFVYTYGNRLRKHFQDIDQIAESIRRLENCHESRRATSVTWDPPTDTKEEEVPCMILVDFKIRNGELHTTGLWRSHDIYGAWFPNAVGLTRLSQYVAQEVGVEVGTLTIHSISAHIYEVNFEEARGINPIENLFGINK; translated from the coding sequence ATGGCTATCCTAATCGAAGCCCCTACAATAAAAAACGGATGGGAAACTCTAGTTAAAAAAATAATTAAGGAAGGTTCTGAAATTACAGATGAAAGGGGTTCAAAAACTATTGAACTTCGCAATACTTTAGTTTCCGTGGAAAACCCACTTAAACTAGATATTCCTCCGGGTTACTTTTGGAGTGGTGAAAAACTCGAGATTTATGCAGAACAATTCTTAAGTAACGATAAGAAGGGGTTTGTCTACACCTATGGAAACCGCCTCCGGAAACATTTTCAAGACATAGACCAGATAGCAGAATCCATAAGACGCCTTGAAAATTGTCATGAATCTAGGAGGGCTACATCTGTTACATGGGATCCTCCAACCGATACCAAAGAGGAAGAAGTACCGTGCATGATATTGGTAGATTTCAAGATCAGAAATGGTGAACTTCACACCACAGGTCTCTGGCGTTCCCATGATATATATGGGGCTTGGTTCCCCAATGCTGTTGGACTAACCCGACTTTCCCAGTACGTTGCTCAGGAGGTGGGAGTGGAAGTTGGCACTCTTACCATACATTCCATAAGCGCCCATATATATGAGGTTAATTTTGAGGAAGCCCGGGGAATAAACCCTATTGAAAACTTATTTGGTATCAACAAATAA
- a CDS encoding ribose-phosphate diphosphokinase — protein MIIGGSSSQKLAANIAREMDDILCPLETRKFPDGERYIRINGDVDEGVVVVQSTGYPQDENLMELFLILKTIRRMGVKKIRTVIPYFGYGRQEKSFNHGEAISAEVVSHLIQQSGASEVYSINLHEESICNLFNIPAYNLSAMPAIANFIGDNIDNPLILAPDNGAMSFANEISKILNCESDYLEKIRLSPDNVQTKTKNLDVDGRDVVIIDDIISTGGTIVNACNILKELGANRIMVSCVHPVLVEDALLKIYTAGADDVVGTDTLKSEISAVSVANLVADALKKSS, from the coding sequence ATGATAATAGGCGGATCTTCTTCCCAGAAACTCGCAGCCAACATTGCCAGGGAAATGGACGACATACTTTGTCCCCTGGAAACTAGAAAATTTCCTGATGGAGAACGCTACATTAGGATAAATGGTGATGTTGATGAGGGAGTTGTGGTAGTACAATCCACAGGTTATCCTCAGGACGAAAATCTAATGGAACTGTTTTTAATCTTGAAAACAATACGTAGAATGGGTGTTAAAAAAATCAGAACCGTAATACCTTATTTTGGTTACGGTAGACAGGAAAAAAGTTTTAATCATGGGGAAGCTATTTCTGCTGAGGTTGTATCTCATTTAATACAACAATCAGGAGCTAGTGAAGTGTACAGTATCAACCTCCATGAAGAAAGCATATGTAATCTTTTTAATATCCCCGCATATAATTTGTCTGCTATGCCTGCTATTGCTAATTTTATAGGTGATAATATTGATAATCCACTAATTTTAGCCCCAGATAATGGTGCTATGAGTTTTGCAAACGAAATATCGAAAATATTGAACTGTGAATCTGATTATCTGGAAAAAATACGTTTATCTCCTGATAATGTGCAGACAAAGACCAAGAATCTTGATGTAGATGGTAGGGATGTGGTTATTATTGATGATATTATCAGCACTGGAGGAACCATTGTCAATGCTTGTAATATTCTAAAAGAGCTTGGTGCTAACAGGATTATGGTAAGTTGTGTGCATCCCGTGTTGGTTGAGGACGCACTTTTAAAGATTTATACAGCCGGAGCAGATGATGTTGTAGGCACTGATACCCTTAAATCAGAAATAAGTGCTGTTTCAGTGGCTAATTTAGTTGCCGATGCCTTAAAAAAAAGTTCTTAA
- a CDS encoding methionine synthase: MLTTVVGSYPSPPRKPASFGSKISSFLGNYDPYQAAVEFAVEQQILAGINIISTGQVRGDMIEIFSSQITGMAWEEGTSKIKGKILPLNYSIGSNDLKIALKTAKNTSNNFKAGAKIIDGNILKDANGVKGVITGPTTLILSSRMESFYDLDSRDKAIMDIAHALNKEAKFLEGDGASVIQIDEPYLSTGMADISTALKAIKITVNGLKVPLAMHVCGDVTSIFGKLMRFPVDIIDCEFMGIKRNLEVLETTNLKKIVGFGSVDTKTEKVESPEEIHEHLRKGVELIGVENMIVDPDCGMRMLPQEVAFQKLKNMTEAVKWLS; encoded by the coding sequence ATGTTAACAACTGTAGTTGGAAGCTATCCATCCCCACCCCGGAAACCAGCATCATTTGGTTCAAAAATTTCATCTTTTTTAGGTAATTATGACCCGTACCAAGCTGCAGTAGAATTTGCAGTAGAGCAGCAGATATTAGCAGGAATAAACATAATTTCCACGGGACAAGTTCGAGGGGACATGATTGAAATTTTTTCCAGCCAAATAACAGGAATGGCTTGGGAAGAGGGAACTTCCAAAATAAAGGGGAAAATACTCCCCCTAAATTACTCTATTGGTTCAAATGATCTTAAAATTGCACTTAAAACTGCAAAAAACACATCCAATAATTTCAAGGCCGGTGCAAAGATCATTGATGGTAACATTCTTAAAGACGCCAACGGAGTTAAAGGAGTCATAACTGGTCCCACTACTCTTATTTTATCTTCACGTATGGAAAGTTTCTATGATCTTGACAGTAGAGATAAAGCAATCATGGACATAGCACATGCTTTAAATAAAGAGGCTAAATTTTTAGAAGGGGATGGTGCATCAGTAATACAAATTGACGAACCTTACCTTTCCACAGGAATGGCTGACATTTCCACGGCCCTGAAGGCCATCAAAATCACAGTTAATGGTCTGAAAGTCCCCTTGGCAATGCACGTGTGTGGAGATGTGACCTCAATTTTTGGAAAATTAATGAGATTTCCAGTGGATATAATTGACTGTGAATTTATGGGAATAAAGAGAAATCTTGAAGTTCTGGAAACCACAAATCTTAAAAAGATAGTTGGTTTTGGATCAGTAGATACCAAAACCGAGAAAGTAGAAAGTCCGGAGGAAATTCATGAACACCTCCGAAAAGGAGTAGAACTCATTGGAGTAGAAAACATGATTGTTGATCCAGACTGCGGAATGCGTATGCTGCCTCAGGAGGTGGCTTTTCAAAAACTTAAAAACATGACGGAGGCAGTTAAATGGCTATCCTAA
- the mch gene encoding methenyltetrahydromethanopterin cyclohydrolase, with protein MVSVNLEAKKTIDLMIENAEDLNIAVHKLKNGSTVIDAGVNVTGSFKAGELYTKVCLGGLAEVGISIPGDLSESFALPSVKIKTHQPAISTLGSQKAGWSVSVGDFFALGSGPARALALKPEETYEEIGYMDEADIAILTLEADQLPGEDVTDYIAQECKVQPENVFVLVAPTSSLVGSIQIAGRVVENGTYKMLEALHFDVNKVKHAAGIAPIAPVDPDGLKAMGKTNDAVLFGGRTYYYIESETRDDIKSLAEKLPSSAADGYGKPFYDVFKEANFDFYQIDKGMFAPAEVVINDLTTGELFRAGSVNVELLKKSFGL; from the coding sequence ATGGTAAGTGTCAATTTAGAAGCCAAAAAAACAATAGATTTAATGATTGAGAATGCAGAAGACCTTAATATTGCAGTTCATAAGTTGAAAAATGGGTCCACTGTTATTGATGCGGGAGTTAATGTCACTGGAAGTTTCAAAGCAGGAGAACTCTACACCAAAGTTTGTCTTGGTGGCTTGGCTGAAGTGGGAATATCCATTCCTGGAGATTTATCGGAAAGCTTTGCCCTACCATCCGTGAAGATAAAAACACACCAACCCGCAATTTCAACATTGGGATCACAGAAAGCAGGATGGTCAGTGAGTGTTGGTGACTTTTTCGCCCTTGGTTCTGGCCCTGCCAGGGCTTTAGCCCTAAAACCTGAAGAAACTTATGAAGAAATCGGTTACATGGACGAAGCTGATATAGCAATTTTAACCTTAGAGGCTGATCAGCTCCCTGGCGAAGATGTCACTGATTACATTGCCCAGGAGTGTAAAGTTCAACCAGAAAATGTCTTTGTTCTTGTAGCTCCAACATCTTCTCTGGTAGGTTCTATACAGATAGCTGGCAGAGTTGTTGAAAACGGAACCTACAAAATGTTAGAAGCACTTCACTTTGATGTTAACAAGGTTAAACATGCTGCTGGAATAGCACCCATCGCTCCTGTGGATCCAGATGGGTTAAAAGCAATGGGTAAAACTAACGATGCTGTTTTATTTGGGGGTCGGACTTATTATTACATAGAATCCGAAACTAGGGATGATATAAAATCATTAGCTGAGAAATTACCCTCTTCAGCTGCAGATGGATATGGAAAACCATTTTACGATGTATTTAAAGAAGCGAATTTTGATTTCTATCAGATAGATAAGGGTATGTTTGCACCTGCAGAGGTGGTTATCAATGATTTAACCACTGGTGAATTGTTCCGTGCAGGTTCAGTTAATGTGGAACTTTTAAAGAAATCATTTGGATTGTAG
- a CDS encoding riboflavin synthase, with translation MKIGICDTTFARYDMASAAIDEIKQSVGNNQIIRRTVPGVKDLPVACKKLIEEEGCEVVMALGMPGPEKIDKTCAHEASTGLIQAQLLTNTHILEVFVHEDEGADEKDLKFLADNRAREHAQNLIKMFFKPGSLEKEGGMGRREGHPDKGPL, from the coding sequence ATGAAAATTGGAATCTGCGACACTACCTTTGCCCGTTATGACATGGCCTCTGCTGCCATTGATGAGATTAAACAAAGTGTGGGCAATAACCAAATTATCAGAAGGACAGTTCCTGGAGTTAAGGACCTTCCAGTGGCTTGTAAAAAGCTTATTGAAGAGGAAGGCTGTGAAGTGGTAATGGCTCTGGGAATGCCAGGACCTGAAAAGATTGATAAAACTTGTGCCCATGAAGCATCAACTGGACTTATACAAGCACAACTATTGACCAACACTCATATACTGGAAGTTTTTGTCCATGAAGATGAGGGTGCAGATGAAAAAGACCTAAAATTCTTGGCAGATAACCGTGCAAGGGAACACGCCCAAAATTTGATAAAAATGTTCTTCAAACCAGGATCTCTGGAAAAAGAGGGAGGTATGGGGAGAAGGGAAGGACATCCAGATAAAGGACCCTTATAA
- a CDS encoding DUF5518 domain-containing protein: MSDWNPVIIGILITVIIGFLGIFIPFLGIIAPIVGGLITAFMAGGDYKDGAVTGGMAGLFGGAILGGVLLGAFTAIIGGVALGSIIGLILGIIGGSVGIIIKKNDFVKGECYGKLDYSGYWFCGDNCLRNSWSSFQISRYGSGHIY, from the coding sequence TTGTCAGATTGGAATCCAGTTATTATTGGAATTTTAATAACAGTTATTATCGGTTTTTTAGGTATATTTATACCATTTTTAGGAATTATAGCTCCAATAGTTGGTGGTCTTATCACAGCATTTATGGCTGGTGGGGATTATAAAGATGGTGCAGTTACTGGCGGGATGGCAGGCTTGTTTGGCGGTGCTATCTTGGGTGGTGTTCTGTTAGGAGCATTCACTGCTATTATCGGTGGAGTTGCCTTAGGGTCCATTATTGGCCTTATATTAGGAATTATTGGTGGAAGTGTTGGAATCATAATTAAAAAAAATGACTTTGTAAAGGGGGAATGTTATGGTAAACTGGACTACAGTGGCTATTGGTTTTGTGGTGACAATTGTCTTAGAAATAGTTGGTCTTCTTTTCAAATCAGTAGATATGGCAGTGGCCACATTTATTAG
- a CDS encoding DUF354 domain-containing protein: MKIWIDIVNAPHVRFFKSIIHYLENEGEEVFITARRFGDVHRLLDLFQINYHLVGWHGVSLEEKLIRSTQRAYELSQIISREKPDVAVSKHSIELPRISYGLNIPSVYILDNEHAIAANKLTLPLCDRIILPEVIKPESVVRCGAERDYLLPYNGTSEITHLVDFKYNPHIFEDLKLDLKKEKTILMRPEPSLASYLDADCRTTVLSPIVEALEDQANILVIPRFREQQQIFEDDDQITLIKPPVDTFSLMKACDLVIGAGGTMNREAALLGTPVISCYPGKLLSVDAYYIEKGLMKRSTNSEEIIQMAKELLKDDHHVEELVTDDLFNIIIENIYSAVNR; the protein is encoded by the coding sequence TTGAAGATCTGGATTGACATAGTAAACGCTCCCCATGTAAGGTTTTTTAAGAGCATAATCCACTATCTAGAAAATGAGGGTGAAGAAGTTTTCATCACTGCCCGCAGATTTGGGGATGTTCATCGACTACTAGACCTATTCCAAATCAACTATCACTTGGTTGGATGGCATGGGGTGAGTCTTGAGGAGAAACTAATTCGCAGCACTCAGAGAGCTTATGAACTTTCCCAGATAATCAGCCGTGAAAAACCAGATGTGGCAGTTTCTAAGCATTCAATTGAATTACCTCGAATTTCATATGGTCTTAACATTCCCAGTGTGTATATTCTTGATAATGAACACGCTATAGCTGCAAATAAACTCACACTACCTCTCTGTGATCGCATTATTCTTCCAGAGGTTATTAAACCAGAAAGTGTTGTTAGATGCGGTGCAGAACGTGACTATTTGCTGCCTTACAATGGTACATCAGAGATTACTCATTTAGTGGATTTCAAGTACAATCCTCATATATTTGAGGATCTCAAGTTAGATCTTAAAAAGGAAAAAACTATTCTCATGCGACCCGAACCGTCTTTAGCTTCTTATCTTGATGCTGATTGCCGGACAACTGTACTGTCACCGATTGTCGAGGCTCTGGAAGACCAGGCAAATATTTTGGTGATCCCACGTTTCCGGGAACAGCAACAGATTTTCGAAGATGATGATCAGATCACATTAATCAAACCCCCTGTAGATACATTCAGTCTTATGAAGGCTTGTGACTTAGTTATTGGGGCAGGAGGTACCATGAACCGGGAAGCAGCCCTCTTAGGAACTCCAGTAATATCATGTTATCCTGGTAAGTTACTATCAGTTGACGCTTATTACATTGAAAAAGGGCTAATGAAAAGGTCAACGAATTCTGAAGAAATAATTCAGATGGCTAAAGAACTGCTTAAGGATGATCATCACGTTGAAGAACTCGTAACTGATGATTTGTTCAATATTATTATTGAAAACATCTACAGCGCTGTTAATAGGTAA
- the hypA gene encoding hydrogenase maturation nickel metallochaperone HypA: MHELSMAQAIVDTIMEAAEKNNAEEILEVTIEIGMLTMLNSEQLKFLLDVLTEGTLMEDAKIIIEDVPVEINCRKCQYTGLANTDGSDHYLAIVLCPKCGGRDVETLTGKECSVKNIKIEKSDDDA, from the coding sequence ATGCACGAATTATCCATGGCCCAAGCCATTGTTGACACAATAATGGAGGCTGCAGAAAAAAATAACGCTGAAGAAATTTTGGAAGTGACAATTGAAATCGGTATGCTGACTATGCTAAATTCTGAGCAATTAAAATTCCTATTAGATGTTTTGACAGAGGGCACACTCATGGAGGATGCTAAAATCATTATTGAGGATGTGCCTGTCGAGATAAATTGTCGAAAGTGTCAATACACTGGACTGGCTAATACAGATGGTTCTGATCATTATTTAGCCATAGTTTTATGTCCTAAGTGCGGGGGTCGAGATGTGGAAACCCTAACTGGTAAGGAATGTAGTGTTAAAAATATCAAAATTGAAAAGAGTGATGATGATGCATAA
- a CDS encoding DUF5518 domain-containing protein gives MVNWTTVAIGFVVTIVLEIVGLLFKSVDMAVATFISIFAPIIGGLIAAYWAGGTFKDGAINGGLAGGLGSLLAAIISTPGNFILLVENSIISFVISGIAGSIGGLIGVLAKSNRQDNEKNMKE, from the coding sequence ATGGTAAACTGGACTACAGTGGCTATTGGTTTTGTGGTGACAATTGTCTTAGAAATAGTTGGTCTTCTTTTCAAATCAGTAGATATGGCAGTGGCCACATTTATTAGTATCTTCGCACCTATAATAGGTGGTTTAATCGCAGCATACTGGGCCGGAGGCACGTTTAAAGATGGTGCTATTAATGGAGGTCTTGCAGGAGGTTTAGGATCTCTTTTAGCAGCAATAATTTCAACCCCTGGAAATTTTATACTACTTGTTGAAAATTCTATTATCAGCTTTGTCATTAGTGGGATAGCAGGAAGTATTGGCGGTTTAATCGGAGTTTTAGCTAAAAGTAATCGCCAAGATAATGAAAAAAATATGAAAGAATAA
- a CDS encoding pyridoxamine 5'-phosphate oxidase family protein, producing MEFVDCVKFANENPVAWLATVDGTQPRVRGMGMWYADETGFYFQTATMKDLVRQLQENGNVEFAFFKPDEMVGTMLRVSGEIEFLDDVEIKKKVLSDRPFLSEFGLTAESPELVIFRVSKGEAHFWDWENNLNPKDIIKFGYDRD from the coding sequence ATGGAATTTGTAGACTGTGTGAAATTTGCCAATGAAAATCCTGTTGCTTGGTTAGCTACAGTTGACGGGACCCAACCCCGTGTGAGGGGTATGGGAATGTGGTACGCTGATGAAACTGGTTTTTACTTCCAAACAGCTACCATGAAGGATTTGGTAAGGCAACTTCAGGAAAATGGCAATGTGGAGTTCGCTTTTTTTAAACCTGACGAAATGGTTGGAACTATGTTAAGAGTTTCTGGTGAGATTGAATTTTTGGATGATGTTGAAATTAAAAAGAAGGTTTTGTCTGACCGACCCTTCTTATCTGAATTTGGCCTCACAGCCGAAAGTCCAGAACTAGTGATCTTCCGTGTTTCAAAGGGTGAAGCCCATTTTTGGGATTGGGAAAATAATTTAAATCCAAAAGATATTATAAAATTTGGATATGACAGGGACTGA